From Thamnophis elegans isolate rThaEle1 chromosome 12, rThaEle1.pri, whole genome shotgun sequence, one genomic window encodes:
- the LOC116516235 gene encoding hepcidin-like produces MKLQVICVLFVLLSAATRNLCAFTIQRDIQKDLAGADTYKTESMGLQALLGRSKRHISHIALCRYCWDCCGNKGFGYCCRT; encoded by the exons ATGAAACTTCAAGTTATCTGCGTGCTCTTCGTTTTACTTAGTGCTGCTACCAGAAACCTCTGTGCCTTCACTATTCAG AGAGATATCCAGAAAGACTTGGCCGGTGCGGATACCTACAAAACAGAAAGCATGGGACTGCAG GCATTGCTAGGAAGATCCAAGCGTCACATCAGTCACATTGCTCTCTGCAGATATTGCTGGGACTGTTGTGGGAACAAGGGTTTTGGCTACTGTTGCCGGACATGA